One window of the Solanum stenotomum isolate F172 chromosome 11, ASM1918654v1, whole genome shotgun sequence genome contains the following:
- the LOC125845740 gene encoding uncharacterized protein LOC125845740 — translation MNSAPTNSVSYIARYDSGAARNGIENKNTNERGSGAIVVTGILSVCSLDAIALIDPGSTHSYVSSYFAIRFDKLPKLLKDLFLVATPVGESLLVKRVYHSSQIYAQGKGTLVYLFVLDMVDFDLIMGMDWLASCHAIVDCHSKIVHFNIHGEPSFMLQGDQVSPPNNLKAFMSAKRMLSKGCQGFVAFVKDMEIMVPDLGFVLVVSEFLDVFLEDLHGVPPDRETDFGID, via the exons ATGAATAGTGCACCGACAAATTCTGTCAGTTATATCGCTAGGTATGATTCTGGGGCAGCCCGTAATGGCATAGAGAACAAAAATACTAACGAGAGAGGATCAGGAGCGATCG TCGTTACAGGTATACTTTCAGTATGTTCATTGGATGCTATTGCTTTAATTGATCCTGGATCAACCCATTCCTATGTGTCCTCATACTTTGCAATAAGGTTTGATAAGTTGCCAAAATTGTTGAAAGATCTCTTTTTAGTTGCTACACCAGTTGGAGAATCTTTACTGGTCAAGCGAGTGTATCATTCTTCTCAAATTTATGCTCAAGGGAAAGGCACATTAGTATATTTGTTTGTGCTTgatatggtggattttgatCTAATCATGGGCATGGACTGGTTAGCTTCATGCCATGCAATTGTGGATTGCCATTCTAAAATAGTTCACTTCAACATACATGGTGAGCCTAGTTTCATGTTACAAGGTGACCAAGTCTCCCCTCCAAATAATCTGAAAGCATTCATGAGTGCAAAGCGGATGCTAAGCAAAGGTTGTCAAGGCTTTGTGGCATTTGTTAAAGATATGGAGATTATGGTACCAGATTTAGGATTTGTCCTTGTTGTTAGTGAATTTCTTGATGTGTTCCTAGAAGACCTACATGGAGTACCTCCGGATAGAGAAACTGATTTCGGCATTGATTAG